From the genome of Daphnia pulex isolate KAP4 chromosome 12, ASM2113471v1:
TCGAATACAAGAGAAAGACgtacagaaaaaaatgcacACATGCTCGattcaatttcctttcacgaccaaaaaaaaagagatttttctcACACAATTAAGtaggaaaaatggaagaatatttttcttcttctattccatTCTCTCCGTGTAATAACACACTCTGACGGGAGAACCGTCCGTGTGAGAACACGAGTTGCGTCATAAAGACGAACGATGGAAGAGGAGGTAGATATTTTGGGGGTTTTGATATCCCAATGCTgccggttcttttttctttaccttgaATGCAAAACCACCCACCACACCGACACCACCCCAAATTCGTCATAAAGAAATATGTGTGCCACCCCactggaagaaaaaccaaaccaaattgAATCTCTTAGCTGCGAAAAacgacggatggatggatgaatcCCCCATTAGGTGCACACAAGAGGAGAGACGCATCCATCACAAAGAGAGGTGAATCTGTCActcgttgttgttggggggCTGTCGAGTGACGTCACCatccgcaacaacaaccacggaccatttcaatcaaaattctCCTTATCCAGTTCACAACAtgtgaacaaaacaaaaaaaaatgaaataaagaaacagaaataacAAGTTCGTGATTTCTGATTCTTTTCTATATCGCCTGACTGGAAACCATTTTCGATTCAATCCCTACACGTTTCAATagccccaaaataaaaacttttttttttcttatttttgccTTTCGAACCGCCATTGCCTTTTTTGGGGGCCTATCTATCTCCTATCTGTTTCTTATGAGGTGGAATAGAGAAGAGAGTGAAGGGGGGCATATATTATGTGTATAATAATACCAGAATGTTTAAACAATTCCAATGAGATGAGGGGggagacagaaaaaaatgtttttttcttcttttgttattccCATGAAGGAATAAATGggtgtttttctctctcaagacttttttttctttcttcgaagGGGAGGCGTCGGAGGTCAACAGACATTCCTTTTAGAAACAACCGCGAAAacagtagagaaaaaaaagctacgCCACTCACACAAGAAGGGGGCCCATATCTATTAAACTTTTCCCAACACACAATACTCCGACCCCCTCGAttaagaggggaaaaaaagagaaatcgaaCACCAAAGTTTTTcccaatatttgaaatttcaaaagacCTCGGAACAATTTTTAGAgggaaatttgtttgaaaaaagtcACTTGCCTTGGCAAAATGTCCAGGTGAGAGTGAAAGGTGGGTCTTGTCTAGGGGTCACTTTCAAGTGTGTATGCAATTAAATCCCACATCCAGTTTGATTTGACGTGTGGCGATGATTGCAATCAATCGCGTcctacaaaaaacaaaaacaggcaCCCAAGCACACGAGAAATAGAACAAAAATCCAatagttttttctcttcaaaagcaaaaattgttttggggTCAATTGTGTGCCAGtcacacaacttttttttcttcttttcacatCGACACAAATCCGCCCAATCAGATTTCCAGAGTTTAAAAGGATCACTGACTtactgctgctggactggGACTGTATGTGTCGCACTGTAAAGCCAAGATCATACTGAAGACTTTAAGACTTGGAGTCccactgaagaagaaggaatgagaagaagaagaaaaagaaaaaaaccgccGGCAGTTTCTTGTGTTCGggcctttgtgtgtgtgtgttattctctttctctctctctcacctttCTATTCTTCTATCTACCGGCCCccttcacaaaaataaaaccaacagGTAAGAAAGAATACcgagagaatgagagaaacaCTGGATAAAGTAAACCTTTTTCCAAGGTGTATATAGACACAAGGTGTTCTACGCCCCGAGGCAACACACGGGtacaccagaagaagaagaagaggaataaaATGGTCGGGGGGAATACGGACCAACAAGTTGAACCTCCCAACACAAAATGACGAACACTATACACTCTGCACATTCCATCCGAGTcgacccccctctctcttatTGGTGGTATCCATCTCTCTGCGGATGGGCCAGCAATCAGGTAAGCAACGTTTTCAACAAGGGAGAAGGTTTGAGATGGCACcgaacaacaataacaacagaCGACGACAAGTTTCTTGACGCATTTGTCTGGTCTgtctaaataaatatagaCGAGTTTTTCTGGTTGCCTGGGCGAAAAATAtgtcaattcaaaaaaaggtgATGCGCAAAAACTTGAACGATGATGCAACAATTCGTGACTTTATCGTCTGCTTCCAATTGACAACTTCCAAATGTAGTCAATCCTATTATttacacgacacacacaccagaaaaagaacttttttgtttgattcaagCCCTGGGCGATAAATCCTTCCAAAGTGTTTGGTTGATTAATtattcaacgaaaaaaataaatgtttctttgGCTGAGCTGTTTTGACGCGTCTCTGCGCCaccagagtgtgtgtgttcaatGACCTCGCCGGGTAGAGAGGGGAAGCCACGGTTCTTTTGGATATTATAACCAGGCGTTTCTCTCTACTGTGGACGTCAAATTAAAAGATTTCACAAGGAacgggaaagaagaaaatcgcgGACCCCACGCCAAAGAGCTGGGAGCAGTGGTCAGCGCCCGTGCCCGGTTAATTTCTGcatcaaaagaagagaaaaatgatgatgatgatcaccACTGCAGTCTAGAGGATCATCATCTCCGTTTTCAGGTAACCCAAGCATCCGTAATGAGGTTCGAAAAAGAGCAACGATAGAAACACACGGACCCttcaatgatgatgataagaGGCGTGCTGCTGTGCCAGCATAATATGAAAGAAAACCCCGGCAccccattcttttctttctattcttgtCCACCTAAAAACGAACTCCTATGAGACTACTAAAGATGGCAGACTATTGCTAATGAAGGTGACtgggctcttcttcttctccatttaaCGACTAGTCGGAAAATGTCGAATATtcttcccttctttttctcacaCATTCACCGTGTCCAACCTTGGAATGGCCGCAAACCTGACACCGCAACTACGGGGCCCTGGTCCCGACAATTTTTCACGCGCCCCTTATTTCCGATAAGGAAATTGGCCggattctttctcttcttcttcttcgtctttccGTTCGTCTCGATGGAGTGGAATCTGAATGGCCAACGGCCAATgtcccttcccccccccccccgtgtGATTGATGGCTATTAATCCTTTCCTTccatccagaaaaaaaaaataaaattcccgacttaaagaaaaatattcacGGTCGGAAAAATCCCGTCGACATCCAGCCAAAGTTTTGGCTTCGTGACCGCTACGCTTCTTTGAAAGATCATTGGGAAAAAGCTCGAGGCACCAGACGGCGCCTCTTCAGAGCCATCTATCGACGTCACTATCTCCAAGACCCTCCCAGCGCCATTTCAAAAATCGGCAGAGAACACAACACATCCATCCGTCATTTTTCGACGGTAccgaaaaatatataataccGTGATGACAACAAGAGCCCAAAAATATGGGGGGAGAAATCAGCTAATCAGGACAGACGTGAAATTCAAGCTCATCAATAGCGAGATGCCGGTCATGAAATGCATGATTAGATAATTTCACGTACCTGTATTTTATTGAGATGGTGGCCGAGTCCTTCACGATCTGCTCGTTCAGATATGCACGCCTCCCGTAGACAACATCAGGCAAAGCACAAGCCCCCATTATCTTTCAATCTTTCCTCCTTTTACCTGTAAtaatattcaaagaaaaatgttaaagtCAGAAAAAATATCCAATTTAGTGTTGTAAATTGGGTACCGGTGGTCTCTCTTGAGACAATGGATTTGGGTTCTATTTTTCAGGATGATGAAGAGCTGCAGATCACTATATAGCACATTGATTGGCTTTCTAGTTAGAGGGACTCTAGAGCTAGTTAAAATGGTCTGCCTGTTATATTGAGGAAACAGCAACTTCTTTGAAAATGTGTAACACAAAGGTCGAGCATGTGGGACCAGAGTTGAGCGACCTGcaagagttttaaaaaaaatttcacacaaTTCATCAACTGATGAAGAATCAAATCTGGCAGAAGATGAAAGCAAGAACAATTACACACTTTGATGGTGGGTACAacatcgtctttttttttccaacactgCATCCATGATGAGCCCAAGACTGttgtgtagaaaaaagaacatgGTATACCTTGCACACCAGTGAATATGAAGAATGATGTAGAAAACCACAGCATGCAAAGGTAAATAATCCTCCTTTGAGTCATTTCCAACACTAAATCATGTTCGTTCCACGTGGTCGAATCTGCACAGAGGTAAATTCTCTGTCCTTAACGGATTATTGTTACAACGTACATACAAGAACGGGCTGTATGATATCATTAAACGCGGTTTTCCACGTGCAACTCAGGTAAGTTACAAACTAAACACATTACAATGTGTATATTTATACCTCACTGCTGGAGTGGAGAAAGAATTAGACGAAAGAATCGAGCCAGCAACTTTTCACGTTTTGTCGGCGCCAAAAACAGCCCCGACAGCATCGCCATTTTTCCTTATTGGATTTTCAACCTCTATAAATTTCTATAACTGTTTCTACTCCTTGTAATAACGGtacgaaaaaaattgtaatttttttttttctttctccatctCCTTGTAAAAACATTTGGGATTCCAAGATTTATgtaaaatagattttatcgtgtGTGTATGGCCGCCGATGCTGTACAGCAGCATCCACAGGGCATGCGCTGTAGACACACATGGAGAAGCACGTCGTGTTATTGATCTGCTCGATGCAAAGAGAACAGCAGATGGCTCCAACGGCTGAATGATCTGTAAGAGAACTCTGTGTGTACTATCTAGAGGGGTTGGCCGTTCTCTTGTCTCTCTCCAATCATttccccaaagaaaaatacttaTTGCATCATGGAGAGTCCGAAGCAGATTATTTACTTCTTTGGGCGATGTCTTCTATTGCTTCACGGTCAGtctttgccattttttaaacacagtTAACTGTTGTAATATTCCTCTTCTTTCGGTTTAGCCATTTTATCACGGAGCAACTTGGTGGTCGATGCCGGGACAGGAGACATGACGACCCTACCGCCAAACTTTGTTCCCGTGAttggtatatttatataaaatatcACGTCTCCATTATTCAAAGTGTATTCTACCCTTATTTGGGGTGGTGTTTTGGGTGTGGGTTGGACccgatttgatttcaattcgaAAATTAGACGGTGCAACGGGATTGAGGCCGGCTGACCTGCCCGAAATTCTGGCCGCTCCCGACGCCAAGGGGGAGATCTGCACGTTGGCAAGTTTGGGAGTGACGGTCGTGGTCTGGCCAGAAGGGGATGAATCACGCCAGGTGCGAATCGATTTTTCTAAACTCGTCGCGACCGTTTCCACCGTTCAGAATTGCTACGCCgccgacaacaacaatccaTCGTCGCCCAAACCCATTTTGGTCATCACCTGGACAACCTCCATTGACATCTTTCAACTTTGCTTCTACATTTTCaaagtataatttttttagattgacgAACCAAATTGACCCaccaaaagtttattttctaattcaatttttttggacTTGATCAGGACGACAAGAACTGGACCGTCAATCAAATTATATTCGCCTTCAATACTTCGCTATTTCCGCTCGACACTGgcgaaaaaagtaaatgattTCAACTTCAATTATATCATCGACATCTGCTATTCTTTTTCCgcccttcttttgtttcgttttttgacGTTCACGCACGAGATGTTGACCAAACGATTAGCGGTCGGAGCACGCCACTGTCTAGTCTCGGGCCGGGATATAGTTTGTCACGCTCTCCGGGCGTGTAGTATAGATAGTATAATACTTGAGTTCTGCACGTACAACACCGAACTATAGGGAAATGTTGGTTGACATTGACGGATGGCCGagctgatgatgatgtgagtttttcttgttggtcTCATCACGCGTGAGCAGGTGAATTGCTAATGTTTGGGAGCGAGGCGAACGCTCTGAACGAACTCCAGGCTCCGCTTGGCCGCTCCTACCGCTGCTACGCTGACAAGCAGTTCCCCTTGCTGCCGTTAGGTAGTGGTGCTGTTGTTGCCGGAcggattaataataata
Proteins encoded in this window:
- the LOC124209592 gene encoding uncharacterized protein LOC124209592 is translated as MESPKQIIYFFGRCLLLLHAILSRSNLVVDAGTGDMTTLPPNFVPVIDGATGLRPADLPEILAAPDAKGEICTLASLGVTVVVWPEGDESRQVRIDFSKLVATVSTVQNCYAADNNNPSSPKPILVITWTTSIDIFQLCFYIFKDDKNWTVNQIIFAFNTSLFPLDTGEKSELLMFGSEANALNELQAPLGRSYRCYADKQFPLLPLGSGAVVAGRINNNNSNIQPASDNATLIFKNFQLQPFIDNQKVFGEEVLCREDRHRRRRNSSVTIAVGSSLVVVSVVTVMGYAIFRYVKIKAVGYDTME